The Polyangium mundeleinium genome contains the following window.
TCGGCGCGCGAAAACGGCTCACGGGTGAGACGAAATCGTTCCCGCCTTCGCCCACCTGTCGCGCTCACGTGAGCGCCGGCACCCGGGCGTCGTGCTGCGCTGCGTGTGCGCAAGCGCCTCTAAGGCGCATCGGGGAGATCAGGCCTCATGCCGTTCACCCCGGCGGTGTTCTCGCCGGTATGCGCCTGGGGCCACGCCGCCCCAGCGCTTGAAGGCCCGATTGAACGACGCCTCGCTCTGGTAACCGATGCTCTCCGCGACTTCGATCAGTGGTAGCTCGCTCTCCCGAAGGAACTGGGCGGCCTTCGTCATCCGCCACCGCGCGAGGTACTCGAGCGGGGGCTCTCCGACGAGCGAGCTGAAGCGCGCGGCGAAGCTGGACCTCGAGAGGGCAACGGCCGTCGCGAGACGCTCGACGGTCCAGGGCTCGGCGGGTCTCTCGTGGATGAGGGAGAGGGCCTTGCGGATCTGCGGATCCGCGAGCGCACACAGCCCGTGCTCGTGGCACTGGCGCGCCGCGATGTGCGTCCGGAGTGCCTGCACGAACAGGATGTCCGCGAGCCGGCTCATGATGACGGTCGCGCCCGGGCTTACCGAGGCGCTCTCCGCGATGAGCAGTTGCACGAGGGGCGCCAGCGAGGGGGACATCGCGGGATCGTCCGCGGTGACGTGAATGACGCGTGGAAGCCCCTCGAACAACGGCGTGCGAGGCGCGGCGCCGAGCCGGAAGGTCCCCGCGACCAGGGTGGTGCGGGTCCCATCACCGCCGAGCCGGATCGGCCCTACCCCGCGGGCCCGCTGACATTCACCGTGTCCGAGCATGTGGAGCGGGCTGCCTTCCGCATCGCGCAGCGTGTGCCCTCCGCCGTGCGGAAACAGCGCCAGATCACCGGCGGACAGGACGATGGCTCCCTCGACTTTCTCGACCTCCAGGCGAGCGCTCCCACGCGCGACGATGACGATGTGCGCGCCGGGGCTCTCCGGGAACCGGATTCCCCAGGGAGCACCCAGCTCGAAGCGACCATGCATGAGGGTCGTCAGACGCATCGCGTCCAGCACATCCGCGAGGACGTCGGTTACCGGCTCGTCCACTGGCGCTGGACGATCGGTCAATTTATTTGGACTGGATGCCATGGCACGTCCATAGCGGCCTGCCCATTTTCTGTCCACCAGACCTCAACAAGGAAGAACCATGGCAAACGTTTCGAAGCTCCTGTCCCCCTTCCGCCTGGGCCGCCTCGAGCTGAAGAACCGGCTGGTGATGGCGCCGATGACGCGCAGCCGGGCGCTCGTGGATGGCAACGTGCCCAGCCCCCTGGCGCCGACGTACTACGAGCAGCGCGCCTCGGCGGGGCTCCTCATCACCGAGGCCACCCAGGTCAGCCCCCAGGGCGTTGGGTACATCCGCACGCCCGGCATGCACTCGCCCCAGCAGGTGGCGGGCTGGAGGAAGGTGACGGACGCCGTCCATGCATGGGGTGGAGTCATCTTCGCCCAGCTCTGGCATGTCGGGCGCGTCTCGCACCCGGACTTCCATGACGGCCAGTTGCCTGTAGCGCCCTCGGCGATCGGCTACGAAGGAGAGGTCTTCACGTTCAAGGGCAAGACGCGCATCGTGACGCCGCGAGCGCTCGAGACCGAGGAGATTCCCGGCATCGTCGAGCAATTCCGGCGCGCGGCGGAGAACGCCCGGGAGGCGGGCTTCGATGGCGTCGAGCTGCACGGCAGCAACGGCTACCTGCTGGACCAATTCCTGCGGGATGGCTCCAACCAGCGCACGGACGCCTACGGCGGCAGCATCGAGAACCGGGCACGCCTCCCGCTGGAGGTGGCCCAGGCGGTGGCGGGCGTCTGGGGCGCGGAGCAGGTGGGCTACCGGCTCTCGCCGCAACCGTTCCCCTACGCGGGCATGAAGGACTCCACCCCGGTCGAGACCTTCACCTACATAGCCCGGGAGCTCCGCCGGTTGGGACTCGGCTACCTGCATGTGACCGAGGCCGTGTCGGGCAACGCGGTGCCGAGCGCGGAGCAGCGCATCACCCCGCTGCTGCGCAAGGCCTTCCAGGGCGCCTTCATCGTCAACGGCGGCTACGACGCGCGCGCTGGAGAGGAGGCATTGGCCCGGGGCGAAGCCGATCTCGTCGCCTATGGCGTGCCGTTCCTCGCCAATCCGGACCTCCCGGAGCGTTTCCGGCGCGAGGCCCCGCTCAACCCGCCGGACGTCGCCACCTTCTTCACGGGCGAGGAGAAGGGCTACACGGACTACCCGGCGCTGCGCTGACTCGACACCGGACTCGACCAGGCGCGGCGGCGATGGCGATGGTTCGGTTGGGATGGGGCTGGTTCCAGGTTGTCAGGGACAGGTGCGGTCTGCGGTCATCGTCTGCTTGTTGCCGGCGCAATTGCTCACGCCGGAGAGAAACGCCGGTCCCACAACGGTGTAGTTGTATTCACACGTGAAGTTGTAGTTCGACCAGTTCACCGTGAAGCGGAGCCCTTGCGCATCGACCACCCCATTCTCGACGGGATAACTGATCCCTGCGTAGGACTGGGTGCCCGTCACCTTCCCTTGCGCCTCGTCGAGATCGAGCTGGGTATTGCCCGAGTTCGTTTGGGTGATCCAGCATCCGTCGAGGCCGTAGCCCGGGTCGCCATTCCCCGCATCGGGCG
Protein-coding sequences here:
- a CDS encoding AraC family transcriptional regulator; translated protein: MASSPNKLTDRPAPVDEPVTDVLADVLDAMRLTTLMHGRFELGAPWGIRFPESPGAHIVIVARGSARLEVEKVEGAIVLSAGDLALFPHGGGHTLRDAEGSPLHMLGHGECQRARGVGPIRLGGDGTRTTLVAGTFRLGAAPRTPLFEGLPRVIHVTADDPAMSPSLAPLVQLLIAESASVSPGATVIMSRLADILFVQALRTHIAARQCHEHGLCALADPQIRKALSLIHERPAEPWTVERLATAVALSRSSFAARFSSLVGEPPLEYLARWRMTKAAQFLRESELPLIEVAESIGYQSEASFNRAFKRWGGVAPGAYRREHRRGERHEA
- a CDS encoding alkene reductase: MANVSKLLSPFRLGRLELKNRLVMAPMTRSRALVDGNVPSPLAPTYYEQRASAGLLITEATQVSPQGVGYIRTPGMHSPQQVAGWRKVTDAVHAWGGVIFAQLWHVGRVSHPDFHDGQLPVAPSAIGYEGEVFTFKGKTRIVTPRALETEEIPGIVEQFRRAAENAREAGFDGVELHGSNGYLLDQFLRDGSNQRTDAYGGSIENRARLPLEVAQAVAGVWGAEQVGYRLSPQPFPYAGMKDSTPVETFTYIARELRRLGLGYLHVTEAVSGNAVPSAEQRITPLLRKAFQGAFIVNGGYDARAGEEALARGEADLVAYGVPFLANPDLPERFRREAPLNPPDVATFFTGEEKGYTDYPALR